CACGCCCAAAAAAAATAATCAAATTTTCATTTTTCTAACCAATCAATTCTAAGCTTGCATCATGCAAATTATACTTCAAAGTTGTCATTTTTACCCTCTTTTCCATAAGCATCCTTCCACCGTAGCATAGCAAAAGGAGTTTGAAGTAGTATCCAAACATCCAACCACAAAGACCACTTCTGTATGTATTCAATATCATATTCTATACGTTCCTGCCAAGATAACCGATTTCTGCCCTTAATCTGCGCTAAGCCCGTAATACCCGGCTTAACCTTCAAACGCTGAAACTGATAAGGTGTATATTTAGCCGTTTGATAAAGAAAAGTTGGTCTAGGTCCGACTAAGCTCATCGTGCCATAGAGTACATTCCACAACTGCGGTAACTCATCTAAACCTATTAATCGAAGCCATTTACCAATTTTTGTAATCCGATACTGCTCATTCTCACCTGCATTTTTCATTTTGCCCCGCATAGTCCTAAATTTGATACAATAAAAAGGCTGATTGTACTTCCCTGCCCTAATCTGAACAAAAATGGGATTTTGAAAAGCAGTAACCACAATCAAAACAGCAA
This sequence is a window from Bacteroidia bacterium. Protein-coding genes within it:
- a CDS encoding sugar transferase, coding for MSKIDKPIAQFQKRMFDLVLGTVLIVVTLPIQILIAVLIVVTAFQNPIFVQIRAGKYNQPFYCIKFRTMRGKMKNAGENEQYRITKIGKWLRLIGLDELPQLWNVLYGTMSLVGPRPTFLYQTAKYTPYQFQRLKVKPGITGLAQIKGRNRLSWQERIEYDIEYIQKWSLWLDVWILLQTPFAMLRWKDAYGKEGKNDNFEV